Proteins encoded within one genomic window of Deinococcus depolymerans:
- a CDS encoding acyl-CoA thioesterase: MLELVFPKDTNYHGTAFGGWVLSLMDKAASIAAVRHAGGNVVTARMDGVDFHVPIRVGDAVALDAQVVKVGRTSMTIRVDVYREDMPTGEQELATTGYFVFVALDDHNRPRPVPPLADGHDSRSAQPDPEARP, encoded by the coding sequence ATGCTGGAACTGGTGTTCCCCAAGGACACCAACTACCACGGCACGGCCTTCGGCGGCTGGGTCCTGTCCCTGATGGACAAGGCGGCCAGCATCGCCGCCGTCCGCCACGCCGGCGGGAACGTCGTGACCGCCCGCATGGACGGCGTGGACTTCCACGTCCCGATCCGCGTGGGAGACGCCGTCGCCCTCGACGCGCAGGTCGTGAAGGTGGGCCGCACCAGCATGACCATCCGCGTGGACGTGTACCGCGAGGACATGCCGACCGGCGAGCAGGAACTCGCCACGACCGGCTACTTCGTGTTCGTGGCACTCGACGACCACAACCGCCCCCGCCCCGTGCCGCCCCTGGCCGACGGGCACGACAGCCGCAGCGCCCAGCCGGACCCCGAGGCCCGCCCGTGA
- a CDS encoding histidine phosphatase family protein translates to MTTPAPDALHLTLVRHGATDWNGAGRWQGWTDTPLGTLGETQAARLHARLRGRAVDQVHSSDLSRAARTAELTLPGAPLTLDARLRELNFGQFEGVTTDDVQRDPAYHDWQRDPWTLPAPGGESLAQVADRLRDWADELSPGRVIAFTHGAAIRALLCHLFDWPARPVPGYVLPFNYQLAHTSLTTLTRTQGRWTLVSYNDHAHLQEN, encoded by the coding sequence GTGACCACCCCCGCCCCGGACGCCCTGCACCTGACGCTGGTCCGCCACGGCGCCACCGACTGGAACGGCGCGGGCCGCTGGCAGGGCTGGACCGACACACCCCTGGGCACCCTGGGTGAAACGCAGGCCGCGCGGCTGCACGCCCGCCTGCGGGGCCGCGCGGTTGACCAGGTGCACAGCAGTGACCTGAGCCGCGCCGCCCGCACCGCCGAACTGACCCTGCCCGGCGCGCCCCTGACCCTCGACGCCCGCCTGCGCGAACTGAACTTCGGGCAGTTCGAGGGCGTCACCACCGACGACGTGCAGCGCGACCCCGCCTACCATGACTGGCAACGCGACCCCTGGACCCTGCCCGCCCCCGGCGGCGAGAGCCTCGCGCAGGTCGCCGACCGCCTGCGCGACTGGGCCGACGAACTCTCGCCGGGCCGCGTGATCGCCTTCACGCACGGCGCCGCCATCCGCGCCCTGCTGTGCCACCTGTTCGACTGGCCCGCCCGGCCCGTCCCCGGCTACGTGCTGCCCTTCAACTACCAGCTGGCACACACCAGCCTCACCACCCTGACCCGCACGCAGGGCCGCTGGACCCTGGTCAGCTACAACGACCACGCCCACCTGCAGGAGAACTGA
- a CDS encoding HD domain-containing protein encodes MTSRLPDRPQAHRPPDLPGTLDRLLALDARLSGVWAWVQGQMQPDAAHDSAHLARVARWTLRCAPDVPPALAVAAALTHDVVNLPKNHPQRAQASELSAQAVQATLPGLGFTPGEAREVALAVRDHSHSRGAVPQTPLGEALQDADRLDALGALGVLRVAGVGGQLGRAPLHPDDPWAQRREPDDLAFTVDHFFTKLLRLDGTFRTPAGQAEARRRTRTMRAFLAELASELEVDPPGE; translated from the coding sequence ATGACATCCAGACTGCCCGACCGGCCCCAGGCTCACCGTCCACCCGACCTGCCGGGCACACTGGACCGCCTCCTGGCACTGGACGCCCGCCTGAGCGGCGTGTGGGCCTGGGTGCAGGGCCAGATGCAGCCGGACGCCGCGCACGACAGCGCACACCTGGCGCGCGTGGCGCGCTGGACGCTGCGCTGCGCTCCGGACGTCCCGCCGGCCCTGGCGGTCGCGGCGGCGCTGACGCACGACGTGGTGAACCTCCCGAAGAACCACCCGCAGCGGGCGCAGGCCAGCGAGCTGAGTGCCCAGGCAGTGCAGGCGACCCTGCCGGGCCTGGGGTTCACGCCCGGCGAGGCGCGCGAGGTGGCGCTGGCTGTGCGCGACCACAGCCACTCGCGGGGCGCGGTCCCGCAGACGCCGCTGGGCGAGGCCCTGCAGGACGCCGACCGCCTGGACGCCCTGGGGGCGCTGGGCGTGCTGCGCGTGGCGGGCGTGGGTGGGCAGCTGGGCCGCGCGCCGCTGCACCCGGACGACCCCTGGGCGCAGCGGCGCGAACCGGACGACCTGGCGTTCACGGTGGATCACTTCTTCACCAAGCTGCTGCGCCTGGACGGCACCTTCCGCACGCCTGCCGGGCAGGCCGAGGCACGCCGCCGCACCCGGACCATGCGTGCCTTCCTGGCCGAACTGGCCAGTGAACTGGAGGTCGACCCGCCGGGCGAGTGA